One genomic region from Deltaproteobacteria bacterium encodes:
- a CDS encoding S8 family serine peptidase, with translation MKKSIFAVIAIYTTSICLASGNESCTQDKFWANEAISGNLMVEAMGNWRTSHPLAEKTQIAIVDSGVRKTYLPELKSQIKYYSLGAGLVLPDEAETTHGYSVASIYAAYFGLYQGGQIGIYSVSIPGSKGGIDAKIARDAYIDACARGYKIINASHGSDPNFYTPQDEVAFKDTIKILESKGCLIIKSAGNESARDRFLIKNADIDDGYLRVASTRFTGGLAEHSNIGEISAPGDQIYTLSYNPKGLCSDKKGQLSSGTSFAGPLVGAVAANVREILSVNSTYEKLSGEIQLAILNRVLSASSKDDAGMLDGLRAVKIAMSLEHFNYQPIPTIEVLREISFPEGVCAQQVHSGKIMEKLSLCNNLSTQDLDLAVTNIIKSKKYYLLGLWQNAVTGSKGNTYTLPPVFQKIEFWSLFFGSKINSNLVPEKKNLTELDITAIIDIYTKLRPYLRSFQEQIDILFVDLILRELSQVPPYIAQFPLAETGLNGFYSMTKAANEIGPLLIKKIADERLNTGLVTIFLEGKNSAFWSIIMFAPYKSVSLQQNLERLLKIKNAGNLSPNDLLRIGARGAVGNSYNWMKSVILSDRIFEAKHKSDIESTIALAEKNGNVSIAEKMELLNLVGLRLN, from the coding sequence ATGAAAAAAAGCATATTTGCAGTTATCGCAATTTATACTACTTCCATTTGTTTGGCCAGTGGTAATGAATCGTGCACACAGGACAAGTTTTGGGCTAACGAGGCTATTTCTGGAAACCTCATGGTTGAAGCAATGGGAAATTGGAGAACAAGTCACCCGCTTGCTGAAAAAACGCAAATCGCCATAGTGGATTCTGGAGTTAGAAAAACTTATTTACCTGAACTAAAATCTCAAATTAAATATTATTCACTGGGTGCCGGCTTGGTTTTACCTGACGAGGCAGAGACTACCCACGGCTATTCAGTGGCATCCATTTATGCCGCCTATTTTGGACTTTATCAAGGCGGGCAAATTGGTATCTACAGTGTATCTATACCTGGATCCAAAGGTGGTATAGATGCAAAGATTGCCCGCGACGCTTATATAGATGCCTGCGCTCGAGGCTACAAAATCATTAATGCAAGCCATGGATCAGATCCAAATTTTTACACACCCCAAGACGAGGTCGCATTTAAGGATACAATTAAGATTTTAGAGAGTAAGGGCTGTTTGATAATAAAGTCAGCTGGAAATGAGTCTGCCCGCGATCGCTTTCTAATTAAAAATGCCGATATTGACGATGGATATCTAAGGGTGGCTTCTACACGCTTTACGGGGGGCCTTGCCGAACATTCGAATATTGGAGAAATCTCTGCGCCAGGAGATCAAATATATACCTTATCGTACAATCCAAAAGGTCTTTGCAGTGATAAAAAAGGTCAGCTTTCCAGTGGAACTAGTTTCGCTGGTCCGCTAGTTGGCGCGGTCGCGGCAAACGTTCGAGAAATTCTTTCGGTGAATTCCACTTATGAGAAACTGTCTGGAGAAATACAACTTGCGATTTTAAATAGAGTACTTTCAGCGTCTTCTAAAGACGACGCAGGAATGCTCGATGGTCTCCGAGCTGTTAAGATAGCAATGTCGCTCGAACATTTCAACTACCAACCAATTCCAACGATTGAGGTTTTAAGGGAAATTAGTTTTCCTGAAGGGGTATGTGCTCAACAGGTGCACTCCGGAAAAATAATGGAGAAGCTATCTCTTTGTAACAATCTAAGCACGCAAGATTTAGACCTTGCAGTTACGAACATTATAAAAAGCAAAAAGTATTATTTGTTAGGTCTTTGGCAAAATGCTGTAACTGGATCGAAAGGAAATACATATACCCTTCCTCCAGTGTTTCAGAAAATCGAATTTTGGAGTCTTTTTTTCGGGTCCAAGATTAACTCGAATTTAGTTCCAGAAAAGAAAAATTTAACTGAGCTAGATATTACTGCAATAATAGATATTTATACTAAGCTAAGACCCTATCTTCGCTCGTTTCAAGAACAAATTGATATCTTATTTGTTGATTTAATTTTACGAGAACTTTCCCAGGTTCCACCATATATCGCCCAATTTCCGCTCGCTGAAACAGGGCTCAATGGTTTCTATTCGATGACCAAAGCCGCTAATGAAATCGGACCTTTGTTAATTAAGAAAATTGCTGATGAACGTTTAAACACAGGTCTTGTTACAATTTTTTTAGAAGGAAAAAATAGTGCGTTTTGGTCAATAATAATGTTTGCGCCCTATAAATCGGTGTCGCTGCAACAAAATCTCGAGAGGCTTCTGAAAATTAAAAACGCTGGAAACTTATCGCCAAACGACCTTTTAAGAATTGGGGCACGTGGTGCGGTTGGGAACTCATACAATTGGATGAAATCTGTCATTTTAAGTGATCGAATTTTCGAGGCTAAACATAAATCTGATATTGAGTCGACAATAGCGTTAGCTGAAAAGAATGGAAATGTCAGTATTGCGGAAAAAATGGAACTTTTAAATTTGGTCGGTTTAAGATTGAATTGA
- a CDS encoding helix-turn-helix transcriptional regulator, producing the protein MKNTKSGKDFFKKLLKDPTVRMHYEEESSKTAIAFAVRSARLKADLTQAQLAKKVGTSQSVIARLESGSDKRTPSIPFLSKIATACGAQFEFGFTFLKAS; encoded by the coding sequence ATGAAAAACACAAAATCAGGAAAAGACTTTTTCAAAAAATTACTGAAAGACCCAACTGTTCGTATGCACTACGAAGAAGAGAGCTCAAAAACAGCTATCGCTTTCGCTGTCAGGTCAGCGCGCCTAAAGGCAGACTTAACCCAAGCTCAGTTGGCGAAAAAGGTTGGGACATCACAAAGTGTTATCGCGCGCCTTGAAAGTGGATCAGATAAAAGAACACCGTCTATTCCGTTCCTATCCAAAATCGCGACAGCTTGCGGGGCTCAGTTCGAGTTCGGATTTACTTTTTTAAAGGCAAGCTAG
- a CDS encoding type II toxin-antitoxin system RelE/ParE family toxin, translated as MKIELYLSKRGSSPIEDFITDLPKGDQARFADVFEGIGKYGLDCPRVQFKPLRGKLWEIKFNAPRGGFRIAYVIIEGQTMIWLHVFKKTTQKTPLNDLDLAEKRMKEVLGL; from the coding sequence ATGAAAATTGAACTCTATCTCTCAAAAAGAGGCTCATCGCCCATCGAAGACTTTATCACGGATTTACCTAAAGGTGATCAAGCTCGTTTTGCTGATGTCTTTGAAGGTATTGGAAAGTACGGTCTAGATTGCCCGAGGGTTCAGTTTAAGCCACTCAGAGGAAAACTTTGGGAGATAAAGTTTAATGCTCCAAGAGGCGGTTTTAGAATCGCCTATGTAATTATTGAAGGACAAACGATGATTTGGCTTCATGTTTTTAAAAAGACAACACAGAAGACGCCACTTAATGATCTGGATTTAGCTGAAAAAAGAATGAAAGAGGTTTTAGGATTATGA
- a CDS encoding IS110 family transposase, with protein MKALKTHVAGIDVHKDILAITVLIGDGNEDPKSEHFECSTMTDDLKAMGLILLQRGVKDVAMESTGQYWKPIYNVLEPMGLKVIVGNASHIKNVPGRKTDIKDSQWIAELHRFGLIRASFVPDGIYQRLRLLSRHRTNLVDDLSRVKNRVEKVLQDGNIKWSSIVSDTFGVAGKKILDLIADGVTNAQTLAASVTTKIKRKEDAVRALTNCFTKEHIFVLNELLKQYRNIQTQILDVENELTEKTLPYAHLVEELDKIPGIDKILAMSIIAEATADMSSFADERKFAAWAGVASGNNESAGKKKEQNVDMETPTSKKS; from the coding sequence ATGAAAGCATTAAAAACCCACGTTGCTGGCATTGATGTCCATAAAGATATTCTGGCTATTACTGTTTTAATTGGTGATGGTAATGAAGATCCAAAGTCAGAACATTTTGAGTGTTCCACAATGACAGATGACTTAAAAGCTATGGGATTAATTCTTCTTCAACGAGGAGTTAAAGATGTGGCAATGGAGTCTACAGGGCAATATTGGAAGCCAATCTATAATGTTTTGGAACCAATGGGATTGAAGGTGATAGTTGGAAATGCAAGCCACATTAAAAATGTACCTGGCAGGAAAACTGACATCAAAGATTCCCAGTGGATAGCCGAACTTCATAGATTTGGTTTAATCAGAGCCTCCTTCGTTCCAGATGGTATTTACCAACGGCTAAGACTATTGAGCCGTCATCGCACTAATTTGGTTGATGATCTTTCACGAGTGAAAAACCGAGTTGAGAAAGTTCTTCAAGATGGCAATATTAAATGGAGCTCGATAGTATCAGACACCTTCGGAGTAGCAGGCAAGAAGATCTTAGATCTGATTGCAGATGGTGTTACTAATGCGCAAACATTAGCAGCAAGTGTGACTACTAAAATAAAAAGAAAGGAGGACGCGGTTAGAGCCTTAACCAATTGTTTTACTAAAGAACATATTTTTGTTTTAAATGAATTACTGAAACAGTATCGAAATATCCAGACCCAAATTCTTGATGTGGAAAATGAGTTAACGGAAAAAACACTTCCCTATGCTCATCTCGTAGAGGAATTAGATAAAATTCCAGGTATTGATAAAATCCTTGCGATGTCTATCATTGCAGAGGCAACTGCAGATATGAGCAGCTTTGCAGATGAAAGAAAGTTTGCGGCGTGGGCGGGTGTAGCTAGTGGAAATAATGAGTCAGCTGGTAAAAAAAAAGAGCAAAATGTAGACATGGAAACCCCCACTTCAAAAAAATCCTAG